The Pseudomonas sp. R4-35-07 genome contains a region encoding:
- a CDS encoding siderophore-interacting protein produces MNTQTIHRVTHDIKRRRLQVLRVVDITPRMRRITLGGPELAGFISLGSDDHIKLLFPQNPAEQAALESPTFTIKGDGPQPAMRDYTPRRYDLNSGELVIDFVLHGDGPASTWAEQAQVGQHLYIGGPRGSMIVPDIFDSYLLIGDETALPAIGRRLEELPAGRKVLAVIEIADAAEQQVLESAADVEIIWVVRGEADLLEVVRNLTLPGGKLYSFVATETKLSRQVRRVLLDTHKVNEDYLKAVGYWRAEGSEED; encoded by the coding sequence ATGAACACACAAACCATCCATCGCGTGACCCACGACATCAAACGTCGCCGCCTGCAGGTACTGCGGGTGGTAGACATCACCCCGCGCATGCGCCGCATTACATTGGGCGGCCCGGAACTGGCGGGTTTTATCAGCCTGGGCAGTGACGATCACATCAAGCTGCTGTTCCCGCAAAACCCCGCCGAACAAGCGGCCCTGGAAAGCCCGACGTTCACCATCAAGGGCGACGGCCCGCAACCGGCGATGCGCGATTACACGCCACGGCGTTACGACCTGAACAGTGGCGAACTGGTTATCGACTTCGTGCTGCACGGCGATGGCCCTGCGTCCACCTGGGCCGAGCAGGCGCAAGTCGGCCAGCACCTGTATATCGGTGGGCCACGGGGTTCGATGATCGTGCCGGATATCTTCGACAGCTACCTGCTGATCGGCGATGAAACCGCCCTGCCCGCCATCGGCCGGCGCCTGGAAGAACTGCCCGCCGGACGCAAGGTGCTGGCGGTGATCGAAATTGCCGATGCGGCAGAGCAGCAAGTGCTGGAGAGCGCGGCGGATGTCGAGATTATCTGGGTGGTGCGCGGCGAGGCAGACCTGCTCGAGGTCGTGCGCAACCTCACGCTGCCCGGCGGAAAGTTGTATAGCTTTGTCGCGACCGAAACCAAGCTGTCGCGCCAGGTGCGGCGGGTGTTGCTGGATACGCACAAGGTCAATGAGGATTACCTCAAGGCCGTGGGCTACTGGCGGGCAGAAGGCAGTGAAGAAGATTAA
- a CDS encoding molecular chaperone, with translation MKYLSAVLVFCLWSVNVQAGPAIHVGDFYDYLSGDKNNYLKRIFNGGTSTAFVKISVTEMLYKPDGTYDEVPVKNQLDALIASPARLIVPATGMQNTRFVFMGERDRERYFRVRYLPVAPEKDDEFRATEEERKAYEDKVAGGVRVMAGYGTVFFVRPKDSRYDTRIENGGRNYTLRNAGNTVVVVDEFKDCSASNRTDCAPTTKNHIFPGRVFSFEKQPGRVYRFQVVEGGTDRVVEVNG, from the coding sequence ATGAAATATCTATCTGCTGTGTTGGTGTTCTGCCTGTGGTCCGTCAATGTCCAGGCCGGGCCGGCCATTCATGTCGGGGATTTTTACGACTACTTGAGTGGTGATAAAAACAACTACCTCAAGCGCATATTCAATGGCGGCACCAGTACCGCCTTCGTCAAGATCAGCGTGACCGAGATGCTCTACAAGCCTGACGGCACGTATGACGAAGTCCCGGTCAAGAACCAGTTGGACGCCCTGATCGCCAGCCCGGCGCGGCTGATCGTGCCGGCCACCGGTATGCAGAACACGCGTTTTGTATTCATGGGCGAACGTGACCGCGAGCGGTACTTCCGGGTGCGCTACCTGCCCGTGGCGCCGGAGAAGGACGACGAGTTCCGGGCCACGGAAGAGGAGCGCAAGGCTTATGAGGACAAGGTCGCGGGTGGCGTGCGGGTGATGGCCGGCTACGGCACGGTATTTTTCGTGCGGCCCAAGGACAGCCGTTATGACACTCGGATCGAAAACGGCGGCCGCAACTACACCTTGCGCAATGCCGGCAACACGGTGGTGGTGGTGGATGAGTTCAAGGACTGTTCGGCCAGCAATCGAACCGATTGTGCACCCACTACCAAGAACCACATCTTCCCGGGGCGGGTGTTCAGTTTCGAGAAACAGCCCGGTCGCGTGTATCGCTTTCAGGTGGTGGAAGGCGGGACTGACAGGGTTGTGGAAGTAAACGGCTGA
- a CDS encoding Pr6Pr family membrane protein, whose translation MKRFVAAAALAGWVGLAIQQYLILYSRWSSGASLLGGLISFFSFFTVLTNTLVVVGLSYWLVERESAGKRFFLAPGISSGIATSIVLVSLAYNLLLRHLWSPEGFQFIADELLHDVMPVLFLIYWWRCVPKGTLRLKHIAGWVVYPLVYFAYVLLRGHSLGQYQYPFMDVDSLGYPQVFVNAGGILLGFLLIALAMVVLDNRLKSPST comes from the coding sequence GTGAAGCGTTTTGTGGCGGCGGCCGCGTTGGCCGGTTGGGTGGGGCTGGCGATTCAGCAATACCTGATTCTGTATTCGCGCTGGTCCAGCGGCGCCAGCCTGCTGGGCGGATTGATCAGTTTCTTCAGTTTCTTCACGGTGCTGACCAATACCCTGGTCGTGGTAGGGCTGAGCTATTGGCTGGTCGAGCGCGAGTCGGCCGGCAAGCGGTTTTTCCTCGCGCCGGGTATCAGCAGCGGTATCGCCACGAGCATCGTTTTGGTAAGCCTGGCCTACAACCTGCTGCTGCGGCACTTATGGAGCCCCGAGGGCTTTCAATTCATTGCCGATGAATTACTGCACGACGTGATGCCGGTGCTGTTTCTGATCTATTGGTGGCGGTGCGTGCCCAAGGGCACCTTGCGCCTCAAGCACATCGCCGGCTGGGTGGTTTACCCCTTGGTGTACTTCGCGTATGTACTGCTGCGCGGGCATTCGCTTGGGCAGTATCAGTACCCGTTCATGGATGTGGACAGCCTGGGTTACCCGCAGGTGTTCGTGAATGCCGGGGGGATTTTGCTGGGGTTCTTACTGATTGCGCTGGCAATGGTGGTGCTGGATAACCGCCTCAAATCACCCTCGACTTAA
- a CDS encoding molecular chaperone: MKYLFALSALCWSSLSQAAPNINVGVFYDYLDGDKSTYLKRVFNGGDSTAFIKVAVMEIVYNADGTSEEVELKSNADNTARDGLMATPARMIVPANGMQGTRLLYLGERESERYFRLRFVPVMPEKDDEFGVSSDDREAYKNSLSAGVTVLAGFGTVFFVRPKTTRFDTRTEDREGEYGLRNAGNSVVVVDEFKDCSTAEPQDCQPTTKSHILPGRDFSFTKQAGRTYRFTLIEGGEKNTHEVKG, translated from the coding sequence ATGAAGTATCTATTTGCGCTGTCCGCGCTTTGTTGGTCGTCGCTGTCACAGGCCGCCCCCAACATCAATGTCGGGGTGTTCTACGACTACCTCGACGGCGATAAATCCACCTACCTCAAGCGTGTCTTCAATGGCGGCGACAGCACGGCGTTTATCAAGGTCGCGGTGATGGAAATTGTCTACAACGCTGACGGCACGTCTGAGGAAGTGGAGCTTAAGAGCAACGCCGACAACACCGCCCGCGACGGTCTGATGGCCACCCCGGCGCGCATGATCGTACCGGCCAATGGCATGCAGGGCACACGCTTGCTTTACCTGGGCGAGCGCGAAAGCGAGCGCTATTTTCGCCTGCGCTTCGTGCCGGTAATGCCCGAAAAAGACGATGAGTTTGGCGTTTCCAGCGACGATCGCGAGGCCTACAAAAACAGCCTGTCGGCAGGCGTCACGGTGTTGGCGGGATTCGGCACGGTGTTTTTCGTGCGCCCCAAAACCACCCGGTTTGACACGCGCACCGAAGACCGTGAGGGCGAGTACGGGTTGCGCAACGCGGGCAACAGTGTGGTGGTGGTCGATGAGTTCAAGGACTGCTCCACCGCTGAACCCCAGGACTGCCAGCCCACCACCAAGAGCCACATCCTGCCCGGTCGCGATTTCAGCTTTACCAAGCAGGCCGGTCGCACTTATCGCTTTACCCTGATCGAGGGCGGCGAGAAAAACACACATGAGGTCAAAGGCTGA
- a CDS encoding PadR family transcriptional regulator, whose protein sequence is MKDPHSHRATGSGRDIFDKRSSRERAERGPRVFAPGDLKLLLPALIAEMPCHGYDLIRRIETLFDGAYSPSPGVIYPTLTFLEESELITGDAEGGKKRYTITDAGRLLLSEQAVALEGIRMRMDVSKRSLRGQDRPPEIHEAVHNLRHALHSHHGRWSPEEIARVAALLNRTAQAIADGKDQ, encoded by the coding sequence ATGAAAGACCCCCATTCCCACCGCGCAACCGGTAGCGGCCGCGACATCTTTGACAAACGCTCCAGCCGCGAACGGGCCGAGCGTGGCCCGCGCGTCTTTGCGCCGGGTGATCTGAAATTGCTGCTACCGGCGCTGATCGCCGAAATGCCCTGCCACGGCTACGACCTGATCCGCCGGATCGAAACCCTGTTCGACGGCGCCTACAGCCCCAGCCCCGGGGTGATCTACCCCACGCTGACCTTTCTCGAAGAAAGCGAATTGATTACGGGCGACGCCGAGGGCGGAAAAAAACGCTACACAATCACCGATGCCGGTCGTCTCTTATTGAGCGAACAGGCGGTTGCCCTCGAAGGCATTCGCATGCGCATGGACGTAAGCAAACGCTCGCTGCGCGGCCAGGACCGGCCACCGGAAATCCACGAGGCGGTGCACAACCTGCGCCATGCCTTGCACTCGCACCACGGGCGCTGGAGCCCGGAAGAAATCGCGCGGGTCGCGGCGCTGCTCAACCGCACCGCGCAAGCCATTGCCGACGGGAAAGACCAATGA
- a CDS encoding CS1 type fimbrial major subunit: protein MLKKTAFVLPLVMLAFGSSSVFAAGEATSVINIKATIPTKQFHAQPLNPDFGRDETMTYNTVTGNLSSLRETYAVKNTDGSIKAYIEGGPASLSNGTASIALTTSFNGVTLTGSPLEVVDDASSTPGTQADLVIVPAKPADTDAGLFTTNFTVVFDHEPRVTL from the coding sequence ATGCTCAAGAAAACTGCTTTCGTACTGCCACTGGTTATGTTGGCCTTCGGTTCTTCCAGCGTCTTTGCCGCCGGTGAAGCCACCAGCGTCATCAACATCAAGGCAACCATTCCTACCAAACAGTTCCATGCACAACCGCTCAACCCGGACTTCGGTCGCGATGAGACCATGACCTACAACACCGTGACCGGTAACCTGAGCAGCCTGCGCGAAACCTACGCGGTAAAAAATACCGACGGTTCGATCAAGGCTTACATCGAAGGCGGTCCAGCTTCCCTGAGCAACGGCACTGCCTCCATTGCCCTGACCACCTCCTTCAACGGCGTCACCCTGACCGGCTCGCCGCTGGAAGTTGTCGATGATGCCAGCTCCACTCCAGGCACCCAGGCGGATCTGGTTATTGTTCCAGCCAAACCAGCTGACACGGATGCAGGTCTCTTCACTACCAACTTCACCGTGGTGTTCGACCACGAGCCTCGCGTCACCCTGTGA
- a CDS encoding CS1 type fimbrial major subunit yields the protein MVIERAHAGKFRKVVLGMLLLVIGVLLSAQALAIREVQVFDVSVTIPTRDFYVLPINPGFLEREQEMAWHLVPGTLKPLREHFDVKNSGGGIAARLNQAPVLSNGPRSIALNVTFNGQVLSLDETLVVPEAEARFGKRVLLEIAAVEPEGGYTPGEYFGSVHLLFDAVRP from the coding sequence ATGGTCATTGAGAGAGCTCATGCGGGCAAATTCCGCAAAGTCGTCCTGGGGATGTTGCTGTTGGTGATCGGGGTGTTGCTCAGTGCCCAGGCCTTGGCCATTCGCGAAGTGCAGGTCTTCGACGTGTCGGTGACCATTCCCACCCGCGACTTTTATGTACTGCCGATCAACCCCGGATTCCTGGAGCGTGAGCAGGAAATGGCCTGGCACCTGGTGCCGGGCACCCTCAAACCGCTACGTGAACACTTCGATGTGAAGAACAGCGGCGGCGGCATTGCGGCGCGCCTGAACCAGGCGCCCGTCCTGTCCAACGGCCCTCGTTCGATTGCGTTGAACGTCACCTTCAACGGCCAGGTGTTAAGCCTGGACGAAACCCTGGTGGTGCCGGAAGCCGAAGCCCGTTTCGGTAAACGGGTGTTGTTGGAGATTGCCGCGGTAGAGCCTGAGGGCGGTTATACGCCGGGTGAATACTTTGGCAGCGTACATCTGCTGTTTGATGCGGTGAGGCCGTGA
- a CDS encoding VF530 family DNA-binding protein: MTATSNDPLHGVTLQHVLTTLVEHYEWAGLAERIDIRCFKSDPSIKSSLTFLRKTPWAREKVEGLYVKLMRTKRPLD, from the coding sequence ATGACCGCGACAAGCAACGACCCACTCCACGGCGTGACCCTGCAACACGTCCTCACCACCCTGGTGGAACACTACGAATGGGCAGGCCTGGCCGAACGCATTGATATCCGCTGCTTCAAGAGCGACCCCAGCATCAAGTCGAGCCTGACCTTTCTGCGCAAAACCCCATGGGCGCGGGAAAAAGTCGAAGGCTTGTACGTCAAACTGATGCGCACCAAACGCCCGCTGGACTGA
- a CDS encoding DDE-type integrase/transposase/recombinase: protein MPWNQESPMNQRIRLVADWLSGNYTKSQLARRFNVSRPTVDKWIGRHNGDLKSLAELSRRPHNSPNKTDDEILARVVAMKEAHDKWGPKKLLELLRLEDPSIAWPSPSTAGQWLDRLGLVQKRRFKRRHGTSPVVMREANEPNQTWCADYKGQFKMHNAQMCFPLTITDHASRMILACRAHSKIKTEPVKQAFERLFQEYGMPEVIRSDNGVPFASPGLARISTLAVWWIRLGIYPERTMPGRPAQNGRHERMHRSLKLELPLGENLIEQQLLLEHFRHEFNYVRPHEALGMKRPGGVYVPSTRIYPGCLPDVEYPSEMKVRSVRQDGSIKWNGKLVFISEALSGEQIGLKEAEDDVWDLYLCDYPLGRLGRGMTRVQASNV, encoded by the coding sequence ATGCCCTGGAACCAAGAGTCTCCGATGAATCAACGAATCAGACTGGTCGCTGACTGGCTTTCTGGTAATTACACCAAAAGCCAGCTGGCGCGCCGCTTTAACGTAAGTCGGCCTACCGTCGACAAATGGATCGGCCGGCACAATGGCGATTTAAAGTCGTTAGCCGAACTGTCCCGACGCCCTCACAACAGCCCCAATAAAACCGACGATGAAATCCTGGCCCGTGTGGTGGCGATGAAGGAGGCGCACGATAAATGGGGTCCGAAGAAGCTTCTCGAGCTATTGCGACTTGAAGATCCCTCCATCGCCTGGCCTTCCCCAAGTACAGCAGGCCAATGGCTTGATCGACTTGGGCTCGTCCAAAAGCGGCGCTTCAAGCGCAGACACGGTACTTCCCCTGTAGTAATGCGCGAGGCCAACGAACCTAACCAGACGTGGTGCGCCGACTACAAAGGGCAATTCAAAATGCATAACGCGCAGATGTGCTTCCCTTTGACCATCACAGACCACGCTTCCCGGATGATTTTGGCGTGCAGGGCTCATTCAAAGATCAAGACTGAACCTGTTAAACAAGCCTTTGAGAGACTGTTTCAGGAGTACGGCATGCCCGAAGTTATTCGGTCGGACAACGGTGTTCCGTTTGCCTCTCCTGGCTTGGCAAGAATATCCACGCTGGCAGTTTGGTGGATACGTCTGGGCATCTATCCGGAGCGCACCATGCCAGGAAGACCGGCCCAAAATGGTCGCCATGAGCGGATGCACCGTAGCTTGAAACTGGAGCTGCCCTTAGGAGAAAACTTAATCGAGCAGCAGCTTTTGCTGGAGCATTTCAGGCATGAGTTCAATTACGTGCGCCCTCATGAAGCGCTCGGTATGAAGCGTCCAGGGGGCGTGTATGTGCCGTCTACGCGGATTTACCCAGGATGCTTGCCGGATGTGGAGTATCCGTCCGAAATGAAGGTTCGAAGCGTCAGACAGGACGGGTCGATCAAGTGGAACGGCAAGTTGGTATTTATCAGCGAGGCGCTGTCAGGGGAGCAGATAGGGCTTAAAGAGGCTGAGGATGATGTTTGGGATTTGTACTTGTGTGATTATCCCCTGGGAAGGCTTGGGCGAGGTATGACCCGCGTCCAAGCCTCAAATGTGTAA
- a CDS encoding CS1-pili formation C-terminal domain-containing protein: protein MFPMTPIAAALALSFCAGALAAPVADGTTPRSLLAQSKGLPADFEEHFFDVPLAVRVERDQEFVGEAMIVLSREDTLTLISFNDHEGSPVKDDERERWAEYLKQQVPLGTCESNCPDQLLAVHYNLEKSLVSLLTENAERDTESRRYHELPHEGSAGLIVRNQLNLNGGQGQDTGGRFGIDASSSLGNWSQVLNAQFSRLGGPDDDALNHAVYSLYTQRELEGQFLRLGYFTPNAEGLTRQLRTFGASPDTAIGVMYGSSDTLMINNPKASIYPIAITANRQGSVEIYRNGLLINTQPVTSGLQNLDTRPLPGGIYEVEVRLIEDGQVTNTTQELVYKPNNWRNNDDRWRYNVFAGRESKLLSNWDEQSSGDTTAGVSLNYLAHPRVVLGVSGRQVKDSMQYGTSIDWTLASSASVYANVYQTDNYGTGVDLNGLYNYGAGTVVFNHTRSWLDTRNTYEYLPDGTRIRQVNVFVGQTSNSSISLNHRLSNLRSVSARLSHTEGNVEGVGLDLGWSERTHLFGSDANWRLSLFDRPGSASTGDKRNRGVDLSVSVALGGPGEQWSASLGTRTARDGSRDNNASVTYRKDLQDHLLQSVSATATTDTYGIGMSGMASFDTEALQGDAFVQQSSFNNELSGGLNLESTLALGGQKMVLTSQYSGTGAGMIVDVETDIDDIALRADDFSGGSTALRIGRNFIPITAYKGGSVTFDFEGNHAPSASIQPHRVSYHLNKGGVEYLKVNVMQTVTVLGRLVDPQGKPLKGHHVINHATRGVSEVDGFFSLEMNASSPTLEVRHNNQLLCQFRLDPSKAPSENNVLMIGDLRCTPDTLADSTLNAQTAG from the coding sequence ATGTTCCCGATGACTCCCATCGCGGCAGCGCTTGCCCTGTCGTTTTGTGCGGGCGCGTTAGCTGCTCCAGTGGCCGATGGCACAACACCGCGCAGTTTGCTGGCTCAGAGCAAGGGTTTGCCGGCGGACTTTGAAGAGCACTTTTTCGATGTGCCCCTGGCCGTTCGAGTTGAGCGTGACCAAGAGTTCGTAGGGGAGGCAATGATTGTCTTGTCTCGTGAAGACACCCTGACCCTGATTTCGTTTAACGACCATGAAGGAAGCCCGGTCAAGGACGATGAACGTGAGCGCTGGGCCGAGTACCTCAAGCAGCAAGTGCCACTGGGCACCTGCGAGAGTAATTGCCCCGACCAGTTGCTGGCCGTGCACTACAACCTGGAAAAATCCCTGGTCTCACTGCTGACCGAGAACGCCGAGCGCGACACCGAAAGCCGGCGTTATCACGAGCTTCCCCATGAGGGCAGCGCAGGCCTGATTGTGCGTAACCAACTGAACCTTAACGGCGGCCAGGGCCAGGACACGGGCGGGCGCTTTGGGATTGACGCCAGCAGCAGCCTGGGCAATTGGAGCCAGGTGTTGAACGCGCAGTTCTCGCGCCTCGGCGGCCCGGACGACGACGCCCTCAACCATGCGGTGTACTCGCTCTACACCCAGCGCGAACTGGAAGGCCAGTTTTTGCGCCTGGGTTATTTCACACCCAATGCCGAAGGTCTCACCCGGCAACTGCGCACGTTCGGCGCCAGCCCCGACACCGCCATCGGCGTGATGTACGGCAGCTCCGACACCTTGATGATCAACAACCCCAAGGCCAGCATCTATCCGATTGCCATTACCGCCAACCGCCAGGGTTCGGTGGAGATTTATCGCAATGGCCTGTTGATCAACACCCAGCCTGTCACCAGTGGCCTGCAGAACCTGGACACACGTCCGTTGCCCGGCGGGATCTATGAGGTCGAAGTGCGCCTGATAGAAGACGGCCAGGTCACTAACACCACCCAGGAGTTGGTCTACAAGCCCAACAACTGGCGCAACAACGATGACCGCTGGCGCTATAACGTATTTGCCGGCCGGGAAAGCAAGTTGCTCAGCAACTGGGATGAACAGTCCAGTGGCGACACGACCGCTGGCGTCTCCCTCAATTACCTGGCCCACCCGCGCGTGGTGTTGGGCGTTTCGGGGCGCCAGGTCAAAGACAGCATGCAATACGGCACCTCCATCGACTGGACGCTTGCCAGCTCCGCCAGCGTGTACGCCAACGTCTACCAGACCGACAACTACGGCACCGGTGTCGACCTCAACGGGCTCTACAACTATGGTGCCGGCACGGTGGTGTTTAACCACACTCGCAGCTGGCTGGACACCCGTAATACCTACGAATACCTGCCCGATGGCACGCGTATTCGCCAGGTGAATGTGTTTGTCGGCCAGACCAGTAACTCATCGATTTCCCTGAATCACCGGCTCAGTAACTTGCGTTCGGTGAGTGCCAGACTGTCCCACACCGAAGGTAACGTAGAAGGTGTTGGCCTGGACCTGGGCTGGAGCGAGCGCACCCATCTGTTTGGCAGCGACGCCAACTGGCGCTTGTCCCTGTTCGACCGGCCGGGCAGCGCCAGCACTGGCGACAAACGTAATCGCGGCGTCGATCTGAGTGTCAGCGTGGCCCTTGGCGGCCCGGGTGAACAGTGGTCCGCCAGCCTCGGTACGCGCACCGCCCGGGACGGGTCGCGTGATAACAACGCTTCTGTGACCTATCGCAAAGACCTGCAAGACCACCTGCTGCAAAGCGTCTCGGCCACGGCAACTACCGACACCTACGGCATCGGCATGTCAGGCATGGCCAGCTTTGACACCGAAGCCCTGCAGGGCGATGCGTTTGTGCAGCAATCGTCGTTCAACAATGAGCTGAGCGGTGGCTTGAACCTGGAGAGCACCCTCGCCCTCGGCGGCCAGAAGATGGTCCTCACCAGCCAGTATTCCGGTACCGGCGCAGGAATGATTGTCGACGTCGAGACCGATATCGACGACATCGCCCTGCGCGCCGATGACTTCAGTGGCGGCAGCACCGCGTTGCGGATTGGGCGCAACTTTATCCCGATCACGGCCTACAAGGGTGGCTCGGTGACGTTCGACTTTGAGGGCAACCACGCGCCTTCGGCCTCGATCCAGCCGCACCGTGTCAGTTACCACCTGAACAAGGGCGGGGTGGAATACCTCAAGGTCAACGTGATGCAAACCGTGACCGTCCTCGGGCGCCTGGTCGACCCACAGGGCAAACCGCTCAAGGGCCATCACGTCATCAACCACGCCACCCGTGGGGTGAGTGAAGTGGATGGTTTCTTCTCCCTGGAGATGAACGCCAGCTCGCCGACCCTGGAAGTGCGCCACAACAATCAGTTGCTGTGCCAGTTCCGTCTTGATCCGTCCAAAGCGCCCAGCGAAAACAATGTGCTGATGATTGGTGATTTGCGCTGCACGCCGGACACCTTGGCCGATTCCACCCTTAACGCTCAGACCGCTGGTTGA